A window of Exiguobacterium sp. Helios genomic DNA:
GTCGTTCAGACCGGCTGGAAATGGATGTTCCGGTGCGAGTCGGTAATCGATCGAAATCACGACGACATTCGCTTGTTCCGCCAACAACCGGCAAGGATGTTCAACCGGTTCAAGCGTTCCGCCGAAAAAGCCGCCGCCGTGGAAATAGACAACCACCGGTAATGGTTCCGTCGACCGGGGACGATAGATTCGTGCCGGAATCGGTTGTTCCGCACTTGGAATTATGATGTCTTCCGTCGTGATGTCTGTCGTTGTCAGGTCGGTGTTGACCCACCCCATCCCGGCCCGCGCTGCTTCGAGTGAAAAAGGACCGGCCGGTGAACTGTCCTGCTGTTGCTGCATCATGACTTCTAAAACGCGCGGATCAAGTACGCCGCTTTCCGGCCGGTCCGGCACCGGTTTGATGACGACTTCGACACCATCCTGCCGTTCGCCGGTCTTTTTTTGCGCTAACCGGTCGACCAATTGCTGATACTTCTGTCCCATGTTTCTTCCTCCTTTTATCGAATTCCTGACGTGCTTATAAGAGATCATTCATTTGTAAAAATAAGTATCGAAACCGCTTTCGTAAATAATTAAAAAATATCGGATATCTCTTTTCGTTAAAAGATACCGCTTACAAAACCAATCATACGCATCTTTATCCGATTAATCAATCATTCTGGATGATTCAAAAAAAGCCACTTGTCTTTCACGTGTTTTCCTTGTCGGAATGACGTGAAACGAGTGGCTTTTTTGACTTAACTTAAAATATTTTCTTCCGAAACGAGTGTAAAGCCGTCAATGACGGTATCTTCCTCGACTTCGATCAGCAGACATTGTTTGCCGTTGTAATTGACCTGCTTGATGTACTTCAAATCCTGCGCACTGACCGAGATGTTCGCGACTTTCGTATTGATCTTAATTGATTTCGCTTCATAGTTCGGGACGATGTTACTCGCCTTCATTTCGTATGTCGTATCATCGATGACTGTTTTGAAGGCCCGTTCGACCTGTTCCGTACTGACGTCTTCGATTCCGCTCGCCTTTAAGACCCGTTCGACTTCTTTGACGTCCAGCATCGGGATGTCTTCCGGCTCGTCTTCCTTTTCGTCCTCAACGACGAGCAGATGATTGACTTCCTCATAGACACCCGCAAGCGTTTTTGAATCGACTGATTCGCCGATGACCAGTTTGACGATTTCTTCAAATACCGCTTTGTCTTCTTCTGCCGTCACGATTTGTTCGCCGTTCAGGACGTTTTCGATGAACAAAACGTCCGGTTTATTCGGCTTGCTTGCCGTATAAAGGACACGGTTGACGTCCGCCGCATTATCCGTGAAGCAGGGGAATAAAAAGCCACCGATTGGTGACGCAAGTTTGATGACCGGGTTGATCAGCAGATTCGACTTGAACTCGAGATCGACGTAGTCGAAGACAAGCGATTGTTTCGGCAGTTCCGTCTGATTGAGACTGCTGAGAATGAACGGAGTCGTATAAACTTCATCGTTTTTGTTGACCTCCGTCTCGTCTTCCTGCCGTTTTGTCGTCTTGTAGTACTGTCCGCGGATGAACGTGACGACAATATCATTGTCGTACTGCACGTCCTGGACCATCTTCAGCGCAATTTGTTGCATCTGTTCCGTCCAGTCTTCCGTCTCTTCCGTGTAGAGTCCTTCGTACAACAGTTGTTGCGTATGTCCGGTCGCGCCTTCTTCTGGCTGCTGGAACTTAACTTCAAACAACTTGATGTCGAGTTTCCCGGTCAGGACTTTCTTGAAGTTCGCTAGGAACAGCTCCTGTTGTTCGAGTTCGAGAAAGGCGAACGGACGGCTTTCTTCATAGAAGATTTCACTCGTTTCCTTGCGGATATATACATTGTAAATTTCGTTGATTTTAAGTAGTTCCGAATCGACCTTAAAATGGCGACGGATATCACTGATGTCTTGTTTGTTCATGATAACGTTTCAGCTCCTTGGCGTTTGAATTCCTCGTGGCTCCTAAAAAAGGAGTGCCTCCTGTCCAAATCGAACAGAGGTACCCCTTTACTATACAAGAGTTGAATTTTTTTATGTTGAAAGTCTCCGCAATTTTAATTTTTCCAAGTAACTTCTTTTTTATATTACTTTAGTCTTATTTTTAAAAAAATATTTTTAATCAAAAGTATTCAACTTTTGTAATGTTTACATTATTTTAACCCTATCCAAAATATTCGGTGGCATACTGAGTGAGTTGAGAGGATTCTCTCATCATACTTACATAAGAGGAGGCAATTCATGTTCCAGAAAATCAAGCTACTCGCCGTATCGTTTGTTTTGTTTCTCACTGCGTTTCAGTTCGATCTCTCACCCGTTTCCGCACTCCCGTCCGGCATCCCGTCAAAAGCGACGGCTCAATCTGAGCTCAACGCACTGACAGTCAAAACCGAAAGTACGATGACCGGTTACTCCCGTGATCTCTTCCCACATTGGAGCAGCCAAGGAAGCGGTTGTGATACGCGTCAAGTCGTCTTGAAACGCGATGCGGATTCTTACGTCGGAAGCTGTCCGGTTACGTCCGGCTCATGGTACAGTTATTATGATGGACTGACATTCACGAACCCGTCCGATCTCGACATCGATCATGTCGTGCCGCTCGCGGAAGCATGGCGTTCGGGTGCAAGCAGCTGGACGACAACGACACGTCAGGCATTCGCAAACGACCTCAACGGTCCGCAATTGATTGCCGTCTCTGCAAGCTCGAACCGTTCAAAAGGTGACCAGGATCCATCGACATGGAAACCAACCCGTGCCGGCGCAAGCTGTGCGTACTCGAAGATGTGGATCAATACGAAAAGTCGTTGGGGCTTAAGTCTCCAATCCTCTGAAAAAACAGCACTGCAAACGATGCTGAACACCTGTACATACTAAGAAGGAGTCGATTCGATGGAAACGAAAACCTCTACTTTTACCGCCACGCATGGTGTGATGACGAATGAAGTCGGCGTCATCAGCGGCGAACTGGAACTGCGGACGACCTGCCAGGAAGATGGCAAACTCGAACTCGCCATCTCATATGTCGGCTCAACCGACGTTTACACGTTACCCGGCAAGGATTATCAGCTGCATGATATCCGCGATCACGAAGTCGTTCACCGGATGCTCGCGACAGTGCTGGAACGGACATAAAAAGTATAAAATAATATAATTCTTTTGATATCTCCCTTTATAAAACGAGCAGTTAAATGAATCTGCTTATCTTTATAAAGGGATTTTTTATTACAACATATTTTAAAAATACTATCTCAGTTCTTAAACACGGAATTCACATACCCATAGTTTAGATAGTGCTATTATTTGGTAATAATATTCAAAGGAGGCGATATAGAAATGGATGATTCAGTTACTAAACTGCTCATGAAAAAAGTAAAAAAGTATAAGAAATGGACAGAGGGAGCGTTTGTTAATCCGGTTTATTGGATGGTAAATGGAACGCCTTATTATATGGCTGGATTTACTAAGAATAATGCTCCTGTGGCAACAGCATATTTGACAATTGGTGATGAAAAGCTCGACGAGGCACTAGAGGCTCAAAGACACTTGTCGATTTTTGCCGACTTAAATCATAATGTACTTGATATCGGCAAAGATTTTTTAAAAATTAATGCAAACTATTTTACACAACCGCTCAGTATACCTGTTGATGACTCTAATTTATCTGTATTGACTGGAAAAGAAGCATTTTCAGAGCTTTGGAAAAATCAACAAAAAATATTTTCATTAGTAACTGAATATAAGCAATATTATGAGACTGATGTATTAATACGTCGGG
This region includes:
- a CDS encoding DUF4317 domain-containing protein, giving the protein MNKQDISDIRRHFKVDSELLKINEIYNVYIRKETSEIFYEESRPFAFLELEQQELFLANFKKVLTGKLDIKLFEVKFQQPEEGATGHTQQLLYEGLYTEETEDWTEQMQQIALKMVQDVQYDNDIVVTFIRGQYYKTTKRQEDETEVNKNDEVYTTPFILSSLNQTELPKQSLVFDYVDLEFKSNLLINPVIKLASPIGGFLFPCFTDNAADVNRVLYTASKPNKPDVLFIENVLNGEQIVTAEEDKAVFEEIVKLVIGESVDSKTLAGVYEEVNHLLVVEDEKEDEPEDIPMLDVKEVERVLKASGIEDVSTEQVERAFKTVIDDTTYEMKASNIVPNYEAKSIKINTKVANISVSAQDLKYIKQVNYNGKQCLLIEVEEDTVIDGFTLVSEENILS
- a CDS encoding HNH endonuclease family protein; protein product: MFQKIKLLAVSFVLFLTAFQFDLSPVSALPSGIPSKATAQSELNALTVKTESTMTGYSRDLFPHWSSQGSGCDTRQVVLKRDADSYVGSCPVTSGSWYSYYDGLTFTNPSDLDIDHVVPLAEAWRSGASSWTTTTRQAFANDLNGPQLIAVSASSNRSKGDQDPSTWKPTRAGASCAYSKMWINTKSRWGLSLQSSEKTALQTMLNTCTY